In Cyprinus carpio isolate SPL01 chromosome A1, ASM1834038v1, whole genome shotgun sequence, the following proteins share a genomic window:
- the LOC109064757 gene encoding CD99 antigen-like protein 2 isoform X1, translating into MTSYTWILLILASLVATRAQDFDLGDAFGDVVKPTPKPTVKPAPPKNPDSGFDISDAFDFDPKKPEVVPPKKEDDKKKPSEGEFDLSDAFGPDTEPKKPVVPPKERGTGGGEFLMTKTSLK; encoded by the exons ATGACTTCATACACGTGGATTTTACTTATTCTGGCAAGTCTTGTGGCAACAAGAGCGCAAG ATTTTGACCTCGGTGATGCTTTTGGTGATGTTGTCAAGC CCACTCCGAAGCCAACAGTGAAACCAGCCCCACCGAAAAACCCAGATTCAG GATTTGATATTTCAGATGCCTTCGATTTTG ACCCTAAAAAACCTGAAGTGGTTCCCCCCAAAAAAGAAGATG atAAAAAGAAACCATCTGAAG GTGAATTCGATCTGTCTGATGCATTTGGTCCAG ATACTGAGCCCAAAAAGCCTGTGGTCCCACCCAAAGAGAGAGGAACTG gtGGTGGAGAATTTTTGATGACAAAGACCTCTTTGAAGTGA
- the LOC109064757 gene encoding CD99 antigen-like protein 2 isoform X2, with the protein MTSYTWILLILASLVATRAQDFDLGDALGDDVTPTPKPTVKPAPPKNPDSGFDISDAFDFDPKKPEVVPPKKEDDKKKPSEGEFDLSDAFGPDTEPKKPVVPPKERGTGGGEFLMTKTSLK; encoded by the exons ATGACTTCATACACGTGGATTTTACTTATTCTGGCAAGTCTTGTGGCAACAAGAGCGCAAG ATTTTGACCTCGGTGATGCTTTAGGTGATGATGTCACGC CCACTCCGAAGCCAACAGTGAAACCAGCCCCACCGAAAAACCCAGATTCAG GATTTGATATTTCAGATGCCTTCGATTTTG ACCCTAAAAAACCTGAAGTGGTTCCCCCCAAAAAAGAAGATG atAAAAAGAAACCATCTGAAG GTGAATTCGATCTGTCTGATGCATTTGGTCCAG ATACTGAGCCCAAAAAGCCTGTGGTCCCACCCAAAGAGAGAGGAACTG gtGGTGGAGAATTTTTGATGACAAAGACCTCTTTGAAGTGA